In Zygosaccharomyces rouxii strain CBS732 chromosome D complete sequence, one DNA window encodes the following:
- a CDS encoding uncharacterized protein (highly similar to gnl|GLV|CAGL0C03003g Candida glabrata CAGL0C03003g and similar to YCR051W uniprot|P25631 Saccharomyces cerevisiae YCR051W Hypothetical ORF), whose translation MNVWIAASDGRTSVVEKLLQENYQRDGNVKDPNGYTPVHAAAAYGHIELLRKLCQEYGGNINVKDSDGDTPLHHCEDAHTAKVILEELGGDISLQNEEGKTALQSAEEDGEFPELIQYLRIKSGISADEGSLGIDADQWAQFKDNIRYTMESEPASDDPESMARRQRLEEILSGDNPEEELQSYIREVIRSQNATQDDAEAPDTKRRK comes from the coding sequence ATGAACGTTTGGATTGCTGCTAGTGACGGCAGAACTTCTGTTGTAGAGAAATTATTACAGGAAAATTATCAGAGGGACGGTAACGTCAAGGATCCCAACGGATACACACCAGTGCATGCGGCAGCTGCATATGGTCACATAGAACTATTGCGTAAACTGTGTCAAGAATACGGTGGTAACATTAATGTTAAAGATAGTGACGGTGATACTCCATTGCACCATTGTGAAGATGCTCATACTGCTAAAGTGATCCTTGAAGAACTGGGCGGTGATATCAGTCTGCAGAATGAAGAGGGTAAAACTGCTCTACAATCGGCTGAAGAGGATGGAGAATTCCCAGAATTAATCCAGTACCTGCGTATCAAGAGTGGTATCTCAGCAGATGAAGGCTCTCTTGGCATAGACGCTGATCAGTGGGCTCAGTTTAAAGACAATATACGCTACACAATGGAATCTGAACCAGCTAGTGACGATCCTGAATCTATGGCAAGAAGGCAGAGACTGGAGGAAATCCTAAGTGGTGATAATCCTGAGGAAGAACTGCAGAGCTACATAAGAGAAGTCATACGGTCGCAGAATGCAACCCAGGACGATGCAGAGGCACCTGATACCAAGCGTAGGAAATGA
- the ATP23 gene encoding putative metalloprotease (highly similar to gnl|GLV|KLLA0C09130g Kluyveromyces lactis KLLA0C09130g and similar to YNR020C uniprot|P53722 Saccharomyces cerevisiae YNR020C Hypothetical ORF) — protein sequence MSDPTTIPPPGELQKPNPPSDPNSTKGFHWWRRTFQYKTGIGLTPKEKQNYENDYHFVLQKKQCQQCYEYRDWILKYSPTVRFMAQQISKLNGNSDGQVLPFDESKIVCDACPEWRSGGFHPELGILLCQNRIRDKWHLEDTLAHEMVHYFDNLKWQVDWLNLKHHACSEIRASSLSGECRFSAEFHRRGFGFAIAKGHQDCVKRRATLSVMGNPNCKGEKEAEKIVNEVWDSCFNDTRPFDEIYR from the coding sequence ATGTCCGATCCCACTACGATTCCACCACCAGGTGAATTGCAGAAACCTAATCCTCCAAGTGATCCAAATTCCACGAAAGGTTTCCATTGGTGGAGACGTACGTTCCAATACAAGACAGGTATTGGCCTTACACCTAAGGAGAAGCAAAATTATGAGAATGACTACCATTTCGTTCTACAGAAGAAGCAATGCCAACAATGTTATGAATACAGAGATTGGATTCTGAAATATTCACCAACTGTAAGGTTTATGGCACAACAAATCTCTAAACTTAATGGTAATAGCGATGGCCAAGTTTTACCGTTTGACGAATCCAAAATAGTTTGTGATGCATGCCCTGAATGGAGAAGTGGTGGATTTCATCCTGAATTGGGAATCTTGTTGTGTCAAAACCGTATACGTGACAAATGGCACTTAGAAGATACACTGGCACACGAAATGGTTCACtattttgataatttgaaatggcAAGTCGATTGGTTAAACTTAAAGCACCATGCATGCTCTGAAATTAGAGCATCCTCACTAAGTGGTGAATGCAGATTTTCAGCAGAGTTTCATAGAAGAGGATTTGGATTCGCTATCGCTAAGGGTCATCAAGATTGTGTCAAGAGAAGGGCTACGTTAAGCGTTATGGGTAATCCAAATTGCAAAGGTGAAAAGGAAGCCGAAAAAATCGTCAATGAAGTTTGGGATTCATGTTTTAACGACACTAGACCCTTTGACGAAATTTATAGATGA
- the ARE2 gene encoding sterol acyltransferase (similar to uniprot|P53629 Saccharomyces cerevisiae YNR019W ARE2 Acyl-CoA:sterol acyltransferase isozyme of Are1p endoplasmic reticulum enzyme that contributes the major sterol esterification activity in the presence of oxygen) produces MTKPLMQDERFLRIRKLNSGGNRRKSIALEQEEEEEREDGLELVKEVSLDELKKTADEGVKSLPEGSRASRGASPDKGAIIATGTDSVEGSDEEHIKLRLRRLYNDANLNGPEKRYSFFGDVAFEYRPTILDGAINDPMKTRFEGPTLEKQIRAKKTAVKLEGTNNHVIIDNCELTPSFSGLYVLFWLTVAFMSMNMCINYYYEHGRTFRDSAILKFMTTDIFTVGFVDLVMYLNIYMVFFIHKACKSKWIKWSSTGMVITSTLEFAYLIFYLYLPEHILGLHWLAKIFLFLHSLVLLMKMHSYAFYNGYMWNILDELNFSTKQLKKKSSISDPKVITVLERSRSFCKSEIESQSSSPQDVFPNNINLKNFFMYTMYPTVVYQIEYPRTPIVRWGYVFEKICAIFGTIFVMMALAQSSMYPLALKALSLREKTWLSAGERLQQWGFILIEYIPSFIVMYLLVFYLIWDAILNCIAELTKFGDRYFYGDWWNCVSWDEFSRIWNVPIHKFLLRHVYHSSMSALQLNKIQATLMTFLLSSIVHELSMYVLFGKLRFYLFFFQMGQLPLVAMSNSKIIKRNPIVGNLFFWLGICTGPSVLCTMYLTF; encoded by the coding sequence ATGACAAAGCCTTTGATGCAAGATGAGAGGTTTCTCAGGATTCGTAAGCTGAATTCAGGTGGAAATAGGCGTAAGTCTATCGCActagaacaagaagaagaggaagaacGTGAAGATGGATTAGAACTTGTTAAAGAGGTCTCACTGGATGAACTGAAGAAAACAGCCGATGAAGGTGTCAAATCACTACCAGAAGGTTCAAGAGCTTCTAGGGGAGCCTCTCCTGATAAGGGGGCAATTATAGCTACCGGGACTGACAGTGTTGAAGGCTCTGACGAAGAGCATATTAAGCTACGTTTAAGGCGTCTTTACAATGATGCGAATCTGAATGGACCTGAGAAGAGATATTCATTTTTTGGTGATGTTGCCTTTGAGTATAGGCCTACTATTCTTGATGGTGCAATTAATGATCCTATGAAGACTAGATTCGAAGGTCCAACATTGGAAAAACAGATTAGAGCTAAAAAGACAGCCGTTAAATTAGAGGGTACTAATAATCATGTTATTATTGACAATTGCGAATTGACTCCAAGTTTTTCAGGACTATACGTATTGTTCTGGCTAACGGTAGCGTTCATGTCGATGAATATGTGTATCAATTACTACTATGAACATGGACGTACATTCCGTGATAGTGCTATCTTAAAATTCATGACTACCGACATTTTTACAGTTGGATTTGTCGACTTGGTCATGTATTTGAACATTTACATGGTTTTCTTTATCCACAAAGCTTGTAAGAGCAAATGGATTAAATGGTCGAGTACTGGGATGGTGATCACAAGTACATTGGAATTTGCATACTTGATCTTTTATCTATATTTGCCGGAACATATTTTAGGATTACATTGGTTGGCCAAgatctttttatttttacaCTCTTTGGTtctattgatgaagatgcattCGTATGCATTCTATAATGGTTACATGTGGAATATCctagatgaattgaatttttccacaaagcaattgaaaaaaaaatcttcaatttctgatCCTAAAGTGATTACTGTGCTGGAACGTAGTCGTTCTTTCTGTAAATCTGAAATTGAGTCACAATCGAGTTCACCGCAGGATGTGTTCCctaataatattaatttgaaaaacttcTTCATGTATACCATGTATCCAACGGTGGTATACCAAATTGAATATCCAAGAACTCCTATCGTTAGATGGGGCTacgtttttgaaaaaatctgtGCTATCTTTGGTACTATCTTTGTCATGATGGCTTTAGCTCAAAGTTCCATGTATCCATTAGCTTTAAAGGCTCTAAGTTTACGTGAGAAGACCTGGTTGTCAGCGGGTGAAAGACTCCAACAATGGGGATTTATTCTTATTGAATACATCCCATCATTCATCGTCATGTACCTGCTGGTATTTTACTTGATTTGGGATGCAATTTTAAATTGTATTGCAGAACTGACTAAATTTGGTGATCGTTACTTTTATGGTGATTGGTGGAATTGTGTGTCATGGGATGAATTTAGTAGAATTTGGAACGTTCCTATCCACAAGTTTTTACTAAGACACGTCTACCATAGTTCTATGAGTGCGTTGCAATTGAACAAGATCCAGGCCACTTTGATGACATTTCTTTTATCATCAATAGTGCATGAATTGTCAATGTACGTCCTTTTCGGAAAGTTGAGATTTTACctgtttttttttcaaatgggTCAATTGCCGCTAGTGGCAATGAGTAATTCGAAAATAATTAAACGTAATCCCATCGTAGGTAACCTTTTCTTTTGGCTTGGTATTTGCACGGGTCCTAGTGTTTTATGTACCATGTACCTGACGTTCTAA
- the BUD23 gene encoding 18S rRNA (guanine1575-N7)-methyltransferase (highly similar to uniprot|P25627 Saccharomyces cerevisiae YCR047C BUD23 Protein involved in bud-site selection diploid mutants display a random budding pattern instead of the wild-type bipolar pattern), with the protein MSRPEELAPPEVFYNDNESNKYTTSTRVQHIQAKMTLRALELLNIPPNSFVLDVGCGSGLSGEILTEEYGHVWCGLDISPSMLATGLTREVEGDLMMQDMGQGVPFRAGTFDAAISISAIQWLCYADTKYHEPQKRLMRFFNGLFASLKKGGKFVAQFYPKDDDHVEQIQHAAKLAGFSGGLVIDDPESKKNKKYYLVLTSGAPSVQDQQVNLEGVTMDEQEKISNARRKKNERESTKNYVMRKKELMKRRGRQVTHDSKFTGRKRRPRF; encoded by the coding sequence ATGTCACGTCCTGAAGAGTTGGCACCACCAGAGGTGTTCTACAATGACAATGAATCCAATAAGTATACCACATCTACTCGTGTGCAGCATATACAGGCCAAGATGACATTGCGTGCATTAGAACTATTGAACATCCCACCCAACTCGTTTGTGTTAGATGTCGGCTGTGGTTCTGGTCTTAGTGGAGAGATTCTCACGGAAGAGTATGGTCACGTCTGGTGTGGATTAGATATTTCGCCTAGCATGTTGGCTACGGGATTAACAAGAGAGGTAGAAGGTGATTTAATGATGCAAGATATGGGTCAAGGTGTGCCGTTCCGTGCAGGTACATTCGATGCAGCTATCAGTATTAGTGCAATCCAGTGGCTTTGTTATGCAGATACCAAATACCATGAGCCTCAGAAACGACTGAtgagatttttcaacgGATTATTTGCCTCATTGAAAAAAGGTGGTAAGTTCGTTGCACAGTTCTATCCCAAGGATGATGATCATGTCGAACAAATTCAACATGCAGCCAAATTAGCAGGATTCAGTGGTGGTCTTGTCATTGATGATCCAGAGtcgaagaagaataagaagTACTACCTCGTCCTAACGTCAGGCGCACCTAGTGTACAAGATCAACAGGTTAACTTAGAAGGTGTCACTATGGATGAACAGGAGAAGATCAGCAATGCAAGACGTAAGAAGAACGAAAGAGAGTCTACAAAGAACTACGTGATGAGAAAGAAGGAACTAATGAAACGTAGAGGTCGCCAAGTCACCCATGATTCCAAATTTACTGGTAGAAAGAGAAGGCCAAGATTTTAA
- the IMG1 gene encoding mitochondrial 54S ribosomal protein bL19m (similar to uniprot|P25626 Saccharomyces cerevisiae YCR046C IMG1 Mitochondrial ribosomal protein of the small subunit required for respiration and for maintenance of the mitochondrial genome), translating to MYSFPRLRVGLISQVRSYQIPTTTRKVIPVYPPVEQRQKPNLLQTLTDVNLKSLDPQGWKRQLVSKNSRQSLRAGDVVRVVYDQSKCSHDNFVGYVLSVNRKELVQDSSLLLRNQISKTAVEMRVPVFSPLIERIDLLKKTDGKRQRNRHYYIRGTKLDVGDLEAGLRKRK from the coding sequence ATGTATTCTTTTCCAAGACTTAGAGTTGGTTTGATATCGCAGGTACGCTCCTACCAAATCCCTACTACCACAAGAAAGGTGATTCCGGTTTATCCTCCTGTGGAACAAAGACAAAAACCCAACCTTTTACAGACTTTAACAGATGTGAATCTAAAAAGTTTAGACCCACAGGGCTGGAAACGTCAATTAGTATCTAAGAACTCACGTCAAAGTCTAAGAGCTGGTGACGTGGTTCGTGTGGTTTATGATCAATCCAAGTGTTCGCATGATAATTTCGTCGGTTACGTGCTTAGCGTCAATCGTAAGGAATTGGTACAAGATTCATCCCTGCTATTGAGAAATCAAATTTCCAAGACGGCTGTAGAGATGAGAGTCCCAGTTTTCTCACCCTTAAtagaaagaattgatctgttgaagaagaccGATGGCAAGAGACAACGTAATAGACACTACTACATTAGAGGCACCAAGTTGGACGTTGGCGATCTAGAAGCAGGTCTaaggaagagaaaataA
- the RCF2 gene encoding Rcf2p (similar to uniprot|P53721 Saccharomyces cerevisiae YNR018W Hypothetical ORF), which produces MKILSKEEIEAHKYHTIAGGVKGAIAGFAIAGAVWKFAPIRYPRFQPRRWPWSIKTAFWISPPTLMTAICAEEASNKFDSMMYSSGGESADALEEHRKWKEMSMKQKLVEGLSNNKYKIIVGAWAASMYGSWVVVDKDPIMTKAQKAVQARMYAQFITVGLLLASMGLSMYERKLHPNKEQVREKQRWDRLLADVEAEEKTSHDGVAGFRDNSQRVNSKIFKYE; this is translated from the coding sequence ATGAAGATTCTATCCAAGGAAGAGATTGAAGCCCACAAGTACCATACAATCGCTGGTGGTGTCAAGGGTGCTATTGCAGGGTTTGCCATTGCAGGTGCCGTATGGAAGTTTGCCCCCATCAGATACCCCAGATTTCAACCAAGAAGATGGCCTTGGTCCATCAAGACAGCTTTCTGGATTTCACCACCAACCCTTATGACTGCGATCTGCGCTGAAGAAGCATCGAATAAATTCGATTCTATGATGTATAgtagtggtggtgaatCTGCTGATGCCTTGGAAGAACACAGGAAATGGAAAGAGATGTCAATGAAGCAAAAATTAGTGGAAGGTTTATCCAATAACAAGTACAAAATTATCGTTGGTGCATGGGCAGCTTCTATGTACGGATCATGGGTAGTCGTTGACAAGGATCCTATTATGACCAAAGCTCAAAAGGCGGTTCAAGCAAGAATGTACGCTCAATTTATCACGGTCGGTCTTTTACTAGCATCTATGGGGTTGAGTATGTACGAAAGAAAATTGCATCCAAACAAGGAACAAGTAAGGGAGAAACAGCGCTGGGACAGACTTCTAGCCGATGTCGAAGCCGAAGAAAAGACTTCTCACGATGGTGTTGCGGGCTTTAGGGATAACAGCCAAAGAGTCAACTCcaagattttcaaatacGAGTAA
- the RRT12 gene encoding Rrt12p (similar to uniprot|P25381 Saccharomyces cerevisiae YCR045C Hypothetical ORF): MRFSSVLLSLLIGSASAEEYLIRFKSPDGFQFFMNSAKDHTKNFKEFFHNKISHTFSFGSFRGITVDISQDVVEKIRNNPLVADLVPNIQFKAFDDVLGVQELQQNYHGDNLDDEDGFNPFKVKVQGEAPRHLARLSRRAPLPYEFDDELRYEESFNYYYYKWHKGRNINAYIIDTGIYKEHKDFCGRAIFGRDFTGEGPGDRNGHGTHVAGIVGSSNFGVAKKVNLIEVKALNNRGQGNLTTVISAVEFAVNHCKSSGKKGCVANLSLGAVRNSVINQAIKAAHEAGLIIVVAAGNSNINACWNSPASAPEAITVGAFDDRTDTIAKFSNWGPCVDIFASGVKVKSLSAFPPHKPIAFSGTSMASPSVTGLVAILLDKGVEPENIKAKLVELATHDLLQRRTLFFKPGTPNRIAFNGMEREDDEYDDAVYPIVDLESLVQELQNYQPPPLEVNNKDGKFDIINFKDDSPLPMGTIDLTKRKILSPGEEN, encoded by the coding sequence atgaGGTTTTCATCGGTATTATTGTCACTTTTGATAGGTTCCGCCAGCGctgaagaatatttgataaGATTCAAGAGCCCTGATGggttccaatttttcatgaaTTCTGCCAAAGATCACacaaaaaattttaagGAGTTTTTCCACAACAAAATTTCACATACTTTCTCATTTGGATCATTTAGAGGTATTACAGTTGATATCTCCCAAGATGTAGTGGAAAAAATTCGCAATAATCCACTTGTGGCTGACTTAGTTCCTaatattcaattcaagGCATTTGATGATGTGCTAGGTGTACAGGAACTCCAACAAAATTATCATGGCGATAAtcttgatgatgaagacggGTTTAATCCCTTCAAGGTTAAAGTGCAAGGGGAAGCGCCGCGCCATCTCGCACGGCTGTCAAGAAGAGCGCCATTACCTTACGAATtcgatgatgaattaaGATACGAAGAGAGTTTCaattattactattataaATGGCACAAGGGTAGAAATATCAATGCATATATTATTGATACTGGAATCTATAAAGAACATAAGGACTTCTGTGGACGTGCCATATTCGGCCGAGACTTTACAGGGGAAGGTCCTGGTGATCGTAATGGACATGGAACTCACGTTGCTGGCATTGTGGGATCGAGCAACTTTGGTGTTGCTAAAAAGGTGAATTTAATTGAGGTTAAAGCTTTGAACAATAGAGGCCAAGGCAATTTAACAACAGTAATTAGCGCTGTTGAATTTGCCGTGAATCATTGTAAATCATCGGGCAAAAAGGGTTGCGTTGCCAATCTTTCATTGGGTGCCGTCAGAAACAGTGTAATAAATCAAGCAATTAAAGCTGCTCATGAAGCAGGCCTCATTATTGTAGTTGCAGCAGGTAATTCTAATATTAATGCATGTTGGAATAGCCCTGCCTCTGCACCTGAGGCTATTACTGTAGGCGCCTTTGATGATCGTACAGATacaattgcaaaatttaGTAATTGGGGTCCATGTGTTGATATTTTTGCATCAGGCGTCAAAGTTAAATCATTGTCTGCATTCCCACCTCATAAACCAATTGCATTTTCAGGTACTTCGATGGCTTCACCAAGTGTTACTGGACTTGTTGCTATATTATTGGATAAAGGCGTTGAACCAGAAAATATTAAGGCTAAGCTTGTGGAATTAGCTACTCATGACCTTCTACAAAGGCGTACATTGTTTTTCAAACCTGGTACACCAAATAGAATTGCATTTAATGGTATGGAAagagaagatgatgaatatgATGATGCTGTCTATCCAATTGTCGATTTGGAATCATTAGTACAAGAGTTACAAAATTATCAACCACCTCCATTAGAAGTTAATAATAAAGATGGCAAATTTgatatcatcaattttaaagatgattCACCGTTACCAATGGGTACGATCGATTTGACAAAGAGGAAGATTCTATCACCtggagaagaaaattaa
- the TIM23 gene encoding protein transporter TIM23 (similar to uniprot|P32897 Saccharomyces cerevisiae YNR017W MAS6 Essential protein of the mitochondrial inner membrane component of the mitochondrial import system), giving the protein MGWFSRSEPQEQKNSQEQDSNLEQTLGFDPSQLTNVSNVIQTPGALDVNKLHPLAGLDKGVEFLDLEEEQLSTMEGSQGLIPSRGWGDDLCYGTGAVYLIGLGSGGAYGFFEGLRNIPPNSPGKLQLNTVLNHVTRRGPFLGNNMGVLAMMYNLINSSIDSYRGKHDTVGSIGAGAITGAIFRSSRGLKPMGYASAMMAGAAGSWSLVKKSLLN; this is encoded by the coding sequence ATGGGTTGGTTCAGTAGATCAGAGCCTCAAGAGCAGAAGAATTCACAAGAGCAAGATTCAAATTTGGAGCAGACTCTAGGGTTTGACCCATCTCAATTGACCAATGTTTCGAACGTCATTCAAACACCTGGTGCCCTTGATGTGAACAAATTGCATCCCCTAGCGGGACTAGACAAAGGtgttgaatttttagatcTAGAGGAAGAACAACTGTCAACAATGGAAGGTTCCCAAGGTTTGATTCCTTCACGTGGTTGGGGTGACGATCTTTGTTACGGTACTGGTGCTGTATATCTAATTGGATTGGGATCTGGTGGTGCATATGGTTTTTTTGAAGGTTTAAGAAATATTCCACCAAATAGTCCGGGGAAACTACAGTTGAACACCGTGCTTAATCATGTAACTAGAAGAGGTCCATTCCTTGGTAACAATATGGGTGTTTTAGCAATGATGtacaatttgatcaattccTCCATTGACTCCTATAGAGGTAAGCATGATACTGTCGGATCGATTGGTGCTGGTGCAATCACTGGTGCCATCTTCAGATCATCTAGAGGTTTAAAACCAATGGGATATGCGTCTGCAATGATGGCAGGTGCCGCAGGTAGTTGGAGTTTGGTTAAAAAATCGCTTCTAAATTAA
- a CDS encoding uncharacterized protein (no similarity): protein MQMQAPQPILVIDPTEAARLQRAHRHLHVSFDLFSTELQRLEATKIFLPQWQYPEQENNEEWAMVPSPSPIVSQETSHSALDVQIQSYRSYAAKCNGRMRFWESARRRNQPEGERIFSDSDYDNDEDDTICAEMDYQLHSEDEKQEVEEQDQTEPGLTALKKLYRAYQAIIHT from the coding sequence ATGCAAATGCAAGCGCCACAACCAATATTGGTTATTGACCCGACGGAAGCCGCCAGACTACAGAGAGCTCATCGTCATTTGCACGTTTCGTTTGATCTGTTCTCTACAGAACTGCAAAGATTGGAGGCTACTAAAATATTCCTGCCTCAATGGCAGTATCCTGAACAGGAGaataatgaagaatggGCAATGGTGCCTTCCCCATCACCAATTGTGTCACAGGAAACATCTCACAGCGCGCTAGATGTACAAATTCAATCTTATAGATCCTACGCGGCCAAGTGTAATGGTAGGATGAGGTTTTGGGAGTCTGCGAGACGCCGTAACCAACCAGAGGGTGAACGCATTTTCAGCGATTCCGACTACGacaatgatgaagatgatacTATATGCGCTGAAATGGATTATCAATTGCACAGCGAAGACGAGAAGCAGGAAGTAGAAGAGCAAGATCAGACTGAACCAGGATTGACCGCATTAAAAAAGCTTTATAGAGCATACCAGGCGATCATACATACGTGA
- a CDS encoding uncharacterized protein (no similarity), whose product MSIRSESFNTTTMPTDANEEESQSTLSWLFGSIVSGVKSFNDTLTDFVKTIDVVDADTDTDAEEDDDSNDAPSSTKKQENLVQPHT is encoded by the coding sequence ATGTCAATTAGAAGTGAATCATTCAATACAACAACAATGCCAACTGAtgcaaatgaagaagaatctcAATCAACTTTATCCTGGCTCTTTGGTAGTATTGTTTCCGGCGTTAAAAGCTTCAATGATACGCTGACGGATTTTGTCAAGACTATTGATGTCGTGGACGCTGATACCGATACTGACGCGGAGgaggatgatgattcaAACGATGCTCCTAGTTCTACGAAGAAGCAAGAAAATCTGGTACAACCACATACCTAA